Proteins encoded by one window of Parabacteroides sp. FAFU027:
- the trpB gene encoding tryptophan synthase subunit beta: protein MSYNVNEEGYYGEFGGAYIPEILYQNVEKLRKSYLEVMSDPTFQEEFQQLLRDYVGRPTPLYLTRRLSEKYGAKIYLKREDLNHTGAHKINNTIGQILLARRMGKTRIIAETGAGQHGVATATVCALMNMECVVYMGATDVARQKLNVQKMEMLGAKVFPVQSGNKTLKDATNEAIRDWCSNPSNTHYIIGSTVGPHPYPDMVARFQSIISEEIKKQLLEKEGRDYPDYLIACVGGGSNAAGTYFHYLSDDRVKIISAEAAGLGIETGETAATIHLGRKGIIHGSQTLLMQTEDGQIIEPYSISAGLDYPGIGPMHAHLAQSGRAEVLAITDDEAIDAAFELTALEGIIPAIESSHALAVLGKKKFKVDDVVVITLSGRGDKDMETYVSLFESRQGK from the coding sequence ATGAGCTACAACGTAAACGAAGAAGGTTATTATGGCGAATTCGGAGGAGCCTATATCCCCGAAATCCTTTATCAAAATGTAGAGAAATTGCGCAAGTCGTATCTGGAAGTGATGAGCGACCCGACGTTTCAGGAAGAATTCCAGCAACTGTTGCGCGACTATGTAGGCCGCCCTACTCCTCTCTACCTTACCCGCCGTCTTTCAGAAAAATACGGAGCAAAAATCTACCTCAAGCGCGAAGACCTCAACCACACCGGCGCTCACAAAATCAACAACACCATCGGACAAATCCTATTAGCCCGCAGAATGGGTAAAACCCGTATCATTGCTGAGACCGGAGCCGGTCAGCACGGTGTGGCAACAGCTACTGTTTGTGCGTTGATGAACATGGAGTGCGTGGTCTATATGGGAGCGACCGACGTAGCACGCCAGAAACTGAACGTACAAAAGATGGAGATGCTCGGCGCTAAGGTATTCCCGGTACAAAGCGGTAATAAAACGCTGAAAGATGCAACCAACGAAGCGATTCGTGACTGGTGCAGCAACCCTTCGAATACACATTATATTATCGGTTCAACCGTAGGACCACACCCTTACCCTGATATGGTGGCACGTTTCCAATCCATCATCAGCGAGGAAATCAAAAAACAGTTGCTTGAAAAAGAGGGCCGTGATTACCCTGACTACCTCATAGCATGTGTGGGCGGAGGTAGTAACGCTGCCGGAACATATTTCCACTACCTGAGCGATGACCGTGTGAAAATCATCTCGGCAGAAGCTGCTGGTTTGGGTATTGAAACCGGCGAAACTGCTGCCACCATTCACCTCGGTCGTAAAGGGATTATCCACGGTAGCCAAACGTTACTGATGCAAACCGAAGATGGTCAGATTATTGAGCCATATTCGATTTCTGCCGGACTCGACTATCCGGGTATCGGACCCATGCACGCTCACCTTGCTCAAAGCGGTCGCGCCGAAGTTTTGGCCATTACCGACGACGAGGCTATTGACGCAGCATTCGAACTGACAGCTCTGGAAGGTATCATTCCGGCCATCGAATCGTCACACGCACTGGCTGTTTTGGGTAAAAAGAAATTCAAAGTGGATGATGTGGTAGTGATTACACTATCCGGCCGTGGCGACAAGGATATGGAAACATACGTTTCCTTGTTCGAAAGCCGCCAGGGAAAATAA